One Rhinoderma darwinii isolate aRhiDar2 chromosome 5 unlocalized genomic scaffold, aRhiDar2.hap1 SUPER_5_unloc_55, whole genome shotgun sequence DNA window includes the following coding sequences:
- the LOC142696329 gene encoding microtubule-actin cross-linking factor 1, isoforms 6/7-like, translated as MGNSVSRPGCLGDKNRKSQRFLKDCCMKKESIIDIQSVRNNVEAGAACPADKKQNELVIQKELNVAPASSKTPDKEPLPKQNNADANVQVGRETPRSTPDHVGNVWTPQRGTLQRASGSSWSWKPLSTREVTEVTEVTETIVTEIVEVTQYPTGDKSGEPIITRTVKVLTECAGELAEVQTSREAQTESQYQVGKWDAYSKTVSQHTLALPEPPENQETVLSWISEMEDLMEAQKPPSSEAKVVKAQLQEQKLLQRLLQERKSRIERVLKGKKSPSQPLPIEGTEQRGQRRDPLIALRGRWDTLLRRAEDRHRQLERITPAAQNFQVSLDSFHDWVTTTERRLTELWRTNRSMNQIKDCHKEVQDLCKEIQKKPGDIDEILEKGQVILELVSGEEAQLCQEKMDALRVRYIIIAQSAGDILQRLEQTIEATTHLDPSQEDISLWLGRMEKLVSSINTEGEEEPRLKDSDTKKLEQVVRSELTHLTVTERHLAEVAHVTLDADAIQSQMRAHKLLAVDVLQHQGIVERLLCISDVLLTLCPESTEEQLQPSLASLKEMSPRIVTEVTTSPLALEHALTLLGQFSEAEDELLPWMQETEAELPHLSPNYGNYSNVKEQQQQLQALREVVAEHKPLVTKLHRVSCKLSELCPEEVAALQRRFEAAEKQYCAIREAVRQAAAILEDTVPRYSQVNERIDIMSDRLERLGDRMQNSSSVRGEPSRIREQLRDNGQVQAELEKLGMVLENVSKQAAELISSLPDQTEEPQGITQRTAELQAKWQQLCGRAEERDVWLSGLLMLAERFWNGLSDLAVTLGDTQQMVLDTEEPAADLDSIRTRLDAMQALREDMDNLQNDLDTLGSVGVELMSSCGDMDKPDVTKRLDELYSTWNSLNRLWGERYTRLEEQLKTTLRCLETIQRLQDWILGAESRLSEEFLVGGDLDMVKRQLSELKEFKRDLYQHRVELESVGHQTTDKLSNYREHWDRLEEEALNRQVGAVHYVSAVLHVVWGGGVT; from the exons ATGGGTAATTCGGTCAGTCGGCCCGGCTGCCTGGGGGACAAGAACAGAAAGTCCCAGAGGTTCCTCAAGGACTGTTGTATGAAGAAGGAATCCATCATCGACATCCAGAGCGTGAGGAACAACGTTGAGGCCGGCGCCGCGTGCCCCGCAGACAAGAAGCAGAACGAGCTGGTTATCCAGAAGGAACTGAACGTCGCTCCGGCCTCCAGCAAAACCCCAGACAAGGAGCCGCTGCCCAAACAGAACAACGCGGACGCCAATGTCCAGGTCGGGAGAGAGACGCCCAGGTCCACGCCGGATCATGTCGGGAATGTCTGGACTCCGCAGAGGGGAACCCTACAAAGGGCCTCCGGAAGCAGCTGGTCATGGAAGCCGCTCTCCACCAGGGAGGTGACCGAGGTCACGGAGGTCACAGAGACCATTGTCACAGAGATCGTGGAGGTCACGCAATATCCGACTGGAGACAAGAGCGGAGAACCCATCATCACCAGGACAGTGAAAGTGCTGACAGAGTGCGCCGGGGAGCTGGCCGAG GTACAGACCAGCCGGGAGGCCCAGACAGAATCTCAGTACCAAGTGGGAAAATGGGACGCCTACAGCAAGACG GTATCCCAACACACCCTGGCACTGCCAGAAccacctgaaaatcaggagaccGTGCTCAGCTGGATTTCTGAAATGGAGGATCTGATGGAGGCCCAGAAACCTCCCTCCTCAGAGGCCAAAGTGGTGAAGGCTCAGCTCCAGGAACAAAAG CTCCTACAGAGGTTGTTGCAGGAGAGAAAGTCTAGGATTGAGCGAGTCTTAAAGGGTAAGAAGTCCCCATCACAGCCTCTACCGATAGAGGGAACAGAGCAGAGAGGACAGAGGAGAGACCCTCTGATAGCGCTGCGGGGTCGGTGGGACACTCTGCTGCGGAGGGCTGAGGACAG ACACCGCCAGTTAGAGCGCATCACTCCAGCTGCTCAAAACTTTCAGGTATCTCTGGACTCCTTTCATGACTGGGTGACCACCACCGAGAGGCGGCTGACGGAGCTCTGGAGAACCAACCGGTCCATGAACCAAATTAAAGACTGCCACAAAGAAGTGCAG GACCTCTGTAAGGAAATTCAGAAGAAGCCTGGAGATATAGATGAGATCCTGGAGAAGGGGCAGGTCATCCTGGAGCTGGTTTCAG GGGAGGAAGCTCAGCTCTGCCAGGAGAAGATGGACGCCTTACGGGTGCGTTACATCATCATAGCTCAGAGCGCTGGTGACATCCTACAGCGATTGGAGCAGACTATAGAGGCCACAACTCATCTGGACCCATCCCAAGAAGATATCTCCCTCTGGCTTGGACGTATGGAGAAGCTGGTGTCCTCCATAAATACTGAAGGTGAAGAAGAGCCAAGGCTCAAGGACAGCGACACTAAAAAG TTGGAGCAGGTTGTTCGGTCCGAGCTCACTCACCTCACTGTTACTGAGAGGCATCTGGCGGAGGTCGCTCATGTCACGTTGGATGCAGACGCCATACAGTCCCAGATGAGGGCGCACAAG CTGCTGGCGGTGGATGTCTTGCAGCATCAGGGGATTGTGGAGAGGCTGCTGTGTATTTCGGATGTTCTGCTGACACTATGTCCTGAGAGCACTGAGGAGCAGCTGCAG CCATCTTTAGCGTCTCTGAAAGAGATGTCTCCCCGGATAGTGACTGAGGTGACCACCTCGCCTCTAGCCCTAGAACATGCCCTGACCCTGCTCGGACAGTTCTCAGAAGCAGAAGACGAGCTGCTGCCCTGGATGCAGGAGACGGAAGCAGAATTACCTCATCTGTCTCCAAACTATGGAAACTACAGCAACGTCaaagagcagcagcagcagctgcag GCCCTGAGGGAAGTGGTCGCTGAGCACAAACCCCTGGTCACCAAGTTGCACCGAGTGTCGTGTAAGCTGTCCGAGCTGTGCCCGGAGGAGGTGGCCGCCTTACAGAGGCGCTTTGAGGCTGCGGAGAAACAATACTGCGCCATCCGAGAAGCAGTGCGCCAAGCTGCCGCCATCCTGGAGGATACCGTCCCCCGATACAGCCAG GTTAATGAAAGGATCGACATAATGAGTGACCGCTTGGAGAGACTCGGTGACCGAATGCAGAACTCCTCTTCTGTTCGGGGGGAGCCCTCAAGAATCCGGGAGCAGCTCAGAGACAACGGCCAAGTGCAGGCCGAGCTGGAAAAGCTGGGAATGGTTCTGGAGAACGTCAGCAAGCAGGCAGCAGAGCTGATATCTAGTCTTCCAGATCAGACGGAGGAACCACAAG GGATCACGCAGCGCACGGCAGAGTTACAGGCCAAGTGGCAGCAACTGTGTGGACGGGCAGAGGAGCGTGACGTGTGGCTCTCTGGGCTCCTGATGTTGGCCGAACGCTTCTGGAATGGACTCTCAGATTTGGCTGTGACCCTCGGTGACACCCAGCAAATGGTTCTGGACACGGAGGAGCCCGCTGCTGACCTTGACTCCATCAGGACCCGACTTGATGCCATGCAG GCTCTGCGGGAAGACATGGACAACTTGCAGAATGACCTGGACACGCTGGGGTCCGTTGGGGTGGAGCTCATGTCGTCCTGCGGGGACATGGACAAACCGGACGTGACCAAGAGATTGGATGAG CTCTATAGCACATGGAACAGTCTGAACAGGCTCTGGGGCGAGCGTTACACCCGTCTGGAGGAGCAGCTGAAGACGACCCTCCGCTGCCTGGAGACAATTCAG CGGCTGCAGGACTGGATCCTCGGAGCTGAATCTCGTCTGTCTGAAGAGTTCCTGGTGGGAGGAGATCTGGACATGGTGAAGAGACAGTTGTCAGAGCTGAAG GAgtttaagagggatctgtaccaaCACCGGGTGGAGCTAGAGAGTGTCGGGCACCAGACCACGGACAAGCTGAGCAACTACAGGGAGCACTGGGATCGGCTGGAGGAGGAGGCACTGAACCGGCAGGTGGGGGCTGTGCACTACGTATCTGCTGTACTTCATGTTGTATGGGGAGGGGGAGTTACCTGA